One Amphiprion ocellaris isolate individual 3 ecotype Okinawa chromosome 5, ASM2253959v1, whole genome shotgun sequence genomic region harbors:
- the LOC111584349 gene encoding potassium voltage-gated channel subfamily A member 10: MEVPLVNFENMDDVGINLGDPSDSGYPTSPTSEGPDQTLLTHRLTSPHQSPHRRRRGHQSAQEGLSPSTPPTLTTKANSSSGSLISNLKLLINSESPTDSVFSKMPKEHYENEDLFERHCLEEKDEKVIINISGLMFETQLSTLNRFPETLLGDPMKRISYFDPMRNEYFFDRNRPSFDGILYYYQSGGRIRRPANVPLDVFANEIVFYELGHEAMEQFREDEGFIKEPEVLLPSNELQRQFWLLFEYPESSSAARSVALVSVFVIVISIFIFCLETLPEFRDDSDFPPGLTQIINGTQDSSAPRPATKDIMAYITDPFFIVETICIIWFCFEVGIRFVVCPSKSDFFNNIMNIIDIVSIIPYFVTLGTELATTPDDDMNSGQNMSLAILRIIRLVRVFRIFKLSRHSKGLQILGQTLKASMRELGLLIFFLFIGVILFSSAIYFAEVDEPQTQFVSIPDGFWWAVVTMTTVGYGDMCPITMGGKMVGTLCAIAGVLTIALPVPVIVSNFNYFYHRETEQEEKQVMDAAAEAAQKMSAANKYGSTLSLNKSNGTWQNEKNGMH; the protein is encoded by the coding sequence ATGGAGGTGCCACTTGTAAATTTTGAAAACATGGATGATGTTGGCATCAACCTGGGAGACCCAAGCGACTCCGGATACCCGACCTCGCCCACCTCAGAGGGCCCCGATCAGACTCTCTTAACCCACCGCTTGACTTCTCCTCACCAGTCGCCACACAGAAGACGGCGTGGGCATCAGTCTGCTCAGGAGGGACTGTCGCCTTCCACTCCTCCGACTCTGACCACGAAGGCGAATTCCAGCAGCGGCAGTTTGATCTCCAATCTAAAGCTCCTGATCAACAGCGAGTCTCCCACTGACAGCGTCTTCAGCAAGATGCCGAAGGAACATTATGAAAATGAAGACTTGTTTGAAAGACACTGCCTggaagagaaagatgagaaagtCATCATTAATATTTCGGGCTTGATGTTTGAGACCCAACTCAGCACCTTGAACAGGTTTCCGGAAACGCTGCTCGGTGACCCCATGAAGAGGATAAGCTACTTTGACCCAATGAGAAATGAGTACTTTTTTGACAGAAACCGCCCGTCCTTCGATGGGATTCTCTACTACTACCAGTCAGGGGGGAGAATCCGCAGACCAGCCAATGTTCCCTTAGATGTTTTTGCTAATGAAATAGTTTTCTATGAGTTGGGTCATGAAGCGATGGAGCAGTTCCGCGAAGACGAAGGGTTCATCAAAGAGCCCGAAGTCCTTTTGCCCAGCAACGAACTCCAGCGACAGTTCTGGCTCCTGTTCGAATACCCAGAGAGCTCCAGCGCAGCCAGATCTGTAGCTctggtttctgtgtttgtcatCGTCATATCCATCTTCATCTTCTGCCTGGAGACCCTGCCAGAGTTCAGGGACGACAGTGACTTTCCTCCAGGTTTAACTCAAATTATTAACGGCACCCAAGACAGTTCTGCCCCTCGTCCCGCCACTAAAGACATCATGGCATACATCACAGACCCCTTTTTCATTGTGGAGACTATTTGCATTATTTGGTTCTGCTTTGAAGTCGGTATTCGCTTTGTGGTGTGCCCCAGCAAAAGTGATTTCTTCAACAACATCATGAACATCATTGACATAGTGTCTATCATTCCCTACTTTGTAACCCTGGGAACAGAACTGGCTACCACACCCGATGACGACATGAACTCTGGTCAGAACATGTCCCTGGCGATCCTAAGAATCATCCGACTAGTGAGAGTCTTCAGAATTTTTAAGCTTTCCCGACACTCTAAGGGGCTTCAGATTCTGGGGCAGACCCTGAAGGCCAGCATGAGGGAACTGGGGCTGCTCATCTTCTTCCTTTTCATAGGAGTCATCTTATTCTCAAGTGCCATCTACTTTGCAGAAGTGGATGAGCCCCAGACGCAGTTTGTCAGCATCCCTGACGGCTTCTGGTGGGCCGTGGTGACGATGACCACTGTGGGCTACGGAGACATGTGCCCCATCACCATGGGGGGCAAAATGGTCGGCACTCTCTGTGCcattgctggtgtcctgaccatCGCCTTGCCCGTCCCCGTCATTGTCTCAAACTTTAACTATTTTTACCACCGAGAGACTGAGCAGGAGGAGAAACAGGTGATGGATGCAGCGGCAGAGGCTGCCCAGAAAATGTCAGCGGCTAACAAGTACGGAAGCACACTTTCACTAAACAAAAGCAACGGCACCTGGCAGAACGAGAAAAACGGCATGCACTGA